In one Siniperca chuatsi isolate FFG_IHB_CAS linkage group LG14, ASM2008510v1, whole genome shotgun sequence genomic region, the following are encoded:
- the LOC122887816 gene encoding smoothelin-like protein 1 isoform X2, giving the protein MESTEGAQETIVSEALIQFRATLQAAVREVHVDVSAFKQRIEQKIEELCISNGPLAGAVTRLQEENLQLRAKLEALSRLVEGLVGVKVERGPAEVKDAKDSIENGHALIQPKTQEDLTGLVNSGRSENSQSSQSTSTYSEPSGSSGGSSHAAAAAAAPSSSPAPPPWRAKRHAEINGTDAKGEKNVATTAQENGNQESSSLDSDAAQSVEAAPQSHRPLTAITLPNSESSAITNSLQSTAETPNVPDQEESGLLIKPHHPLTAMTKASSEAPPQSPASVPNATKETPVKSVESPAKCGAEEPQPHLPITAMTTKPSPEGLIATKPAQCPASVPKAAGHSTAEAPTGEAREHVSRGTSGAKELRSQVSQEQSGSVSQALAHLPLTAVSKSSSEISIPESQTIKPGGYPFRRDATEPKPHLAVSAMTTPNTESSSSAITAQSPSLSASQESVKPGEYPFKRVPILKTPSPSLKRSVSFPQPAEKLLPSKSVIKSGFSPNLDKKVNKAGGVEFKQDVMKSQTLPRSNGAQAKRALFERMNSEPTKPKDSKPKLKRSQSFGVSSASGIKQILLEWCRSKTIGYQNIDIQNFSSSWSDGMAFCALVHSFFPLEFDYNTLEPANRKHNLQLAFTTAE; this is encoded by the exons ATGGAATCCACAGAGGGTGCTCAGGAGACAATAGTAAGCGAGGCTCTGATTCAGTTCAGGGCCACCTTACAAGCTGCAGTAAGGGAGGTGCACGTGGATGTAAGTGCTTTCAAGCAGCGCATAGAGCAGAAGATTGAGGAGCTGTGCATTTCCAACGGACCCTTGGCCGGGGCGGTGACCAGGCTGCAGGAGGAGAACCTGCAGCTCAGGGCAAAGCTGGAGGCCCTCAGCCGCCTGGTGGAGGGTCTCGTCGGGGTAAAGGTCGAGAGGGGTCCTGCTGAAGTGAAGGACGCGAAGGATAGTATAGAGAATGGACATGCACTGATACAGCCCAAGACCCAGGAAGACCTGACAGGTCTGGTTAATTCTGGAAGATCAGAGAACAGCCAGTCAAGTCAGTCCACTTCCACATACTCTGAACCATCAGGTTCAAGTGGAGGATCAAGCcatgccgctgctgctgctgctgctcccagcagctccccagctcctcctccatGGAGAGCAAAGAGACATGCTGAAATTAAC GGCACTGATgcaaaaggagagaaaaatgttGCCACAACTGCACAAGAGAATGGGAACCAAG AAAGCTCATCACTGGACTCTGATGCAGCCCAATCTGTTGAAGCTGCTCCCCAGTCCCACCGGCCTCTCACCGCCATCACGTTACCAAACTCAGAGTCTTCGGCCATAACGAACTCTCTTCAGTCTACCGCGGAAACGCCCAACGTGCCTG ACCAGGAAGAATCAGGTCTTCTGATCAAACCCCATCATCCCCTCACTGCAATGACAAAAGCCAGCTCCGAAGCGCCTCCTCAGTCTCCTGCCTCTGTTCCCAACGCAACCAAAGAAACTCCAGTAAAATCAGTAGAGTCTCCTGCTAAATGTG GTGCTGAAGAACCCCAGCCCCATCTTCCCATCACTGCCATGACAACCAAACCCAGTCCAGAGGGTCTGATTGCCACCAAACCTGCCCAGTGTCCAGCATCGGTGCCTAAAGCAGCTGGTCATTCTACAGCAGAAGCTCCAACTGGGGAAGCAAGGGAACATGTTTCAAGAG GCACATCTGGAGCAAAGGAGCTGAGGTCCCAGGTATCCCAGGAGCAGTCAGGCTCTGTATCTCAGGCTTTGGCCCATCTTCCTCTCACAGCTGTGTCCAAAAGCAGCTCTGAGATTTCAATACCAGAATCCCAGACGATAAAGCCAGGCGGATATCCATTCAGACGCG ACGCCACTGAACCCAAGCCACACTTGGCTGTCTCTGCCATGACCACACCCAACACAGAGTCTTCATCATCTGCTATAACAGCTCAGTCCCCAAGTCTTTCAGCATCACAGGAATCAGTAAAACCTGGGGAATATCCCTTTAAGCGGG TACCAATTCTCAAGACACCCAGTCCCAGTCTAAAGAGAAGTGTGAGCTTTCCTCAGCCTGCAG aaaaattACTTCCCTCCAAATCAGTCATAAAATCTGGTTTCTCACCTAATTTGGACAA GAAAGTGAACAAGGCAGGGGGGGTTGAGTTTAAGCAGGATGTGATGAAATCACAAACGCTTCCACGCTCCAATGGGGCTCAGGCCAAACGGGCCCTCTTTGAGAGGATGAACTCAGAGCCTACAAA ACCAAAGGATTCCAAGCCTAAACTGAAGCGCTCTCAGAGTTTTGGAGTGTCCAGTGCCAGCGGTATAAAACAGATTCTCTTGGAGTGGTGCCGCTCAAAAACCATTGGCTATCAG